A region of Arabidopsis thaliana chromosome 5, partial sequence DNA encodes the following proteins:
- a CDS encoding Protein kinase superfamily protein, with protein MRNAVVALRHHRRVSLLRRIVAFRDDNTICLSPSLKNNELSRQTNSWVSPFCLQRRAYSTGFTSVHGGIPTAEYAKLRRESLETEFGHALGAYSSKSFSAVYRFGPFLALYRAAIISYHVVKLAFWQLFVQDMRKRAVKFRETLISLGPFYIKLGQALSTRPDILPSIYCQELSKLQDQIPPFPTTVAMRCIEEQLGAPVSKLFADISLKPVAAASLGQVYKAHLHSGQLVAVKVQRPGMSLILTRDALLFKMIGGQLKRFAKARKDLLVAVNEMVRHMFDEIDYVLEAKNAERFASLYSFDSGNEQIDDNAGPRNMSRNHRAENIKVPKIYWNFTRTAVLTMEWIDGIKLTDEIKLKRASLDRRDLIDQGLSCSLKQLLEVGFFHADPHPGNLVATKEGSLVYFDFGMMGNIPRHYRVGLIQILVHFVNRDSLSLANDFLSLGFLPEGVDIQAVSNALRTSFGSTTRISQDFQGVMEQLYDVMYEFNFSLPPDYALVIRSLGSLEGTAKILDPEFKVIESAYPFVIGRLLADPSPDMRKILRELVICNDGSIRWNRLERLVAAISEQASATSGDSPEDKTLKKSSELKSFDMHSVVSATEDLLLFILSEKGQRVRVFLLQDIIRVVDIFLEVEALELNKTINLKTEEGTMKRVSNGFKGLSEAVKLAPGMWISMLLRMSRKSEVHSYALDIVSALSTHFGHKVPHTCWILLSKLLHHNKSQ; from the exons ATGAGGAATGCCGTTGTTGCGCTCCGCCATCACCGTCGTGTTTCGCTGCTCCGGAGAA TTGTAGCGTTCCGTGATGACAATACTATTTGTCTGTCTCCAAGCTTGAAGAATAATGAACTCTCAAGACAGACAAATTCATGGGTTTCACCATTTTGCTTGCAACGCAGAGC GTATTCGACGGGTTTCACCAGCGTACATGGTGGAATACCTACGGCAGAGTATGCAAAGTTGCGGAGAGAATCCCTTGAAACTGAATTTGGACATGCTCTAGGAGCATATAGCTCGAAAAGTTTTTCTGCAGTGTATCGTTTTGGACcctttttggctttgtatagAGCTGCAATCATTTCGTATCATGTGGTGAAGCTTGCCTTTTGGCAGCTGTTTGTTCAGGATATGAGGAAACGGGCTGTCAAG TTCCGTGAGACTCTTATCAGCTTGGGGCCTTTCTACATTAAG CTGGGACAGGCACTGAGCACGAGACCAGACATATTACCATCTATATACTGTCAGGAACTTTCAAAATTGCAG GACCAGATTCCTCCATTTCCAACTACTGTTGCCATGCGATGTATTGAAGAGCAACTGGGTGCTCCAGTGTCAAAACTTTTTGCAGATATTAGTCTTAAACCTGTTGCTGCTGCATCCCTGGGTCAGGTATACAAAG CTCATCTGCATTCTGGACAATTGGTAGCCGTTAAGGTTCAGAGACCTGGAATGTCACTCATTCTAACACGTGATGCCCTCTTATTCAAAATGATTGGGGGACAACTGAAACGATTTGCTAAAGCCCGTAAGGATCTTTTGGTAGCGGTGAATGAGATG GTCAGGCATATGTTTGACGAAATAGATTACGTTCTCGAGGCAAAAAATGCAGAACGATTTGCCTCTCTATACAGTTTTGACTCAG GGAATGAGCAGATTGATGATAACGCTGGACCTAGGAATATGTCCAGGAATCACAGAGCAGAGAACATCAAAGTCCCTAAAATTTACTGGAATTTTACACGCACAGCAGTGCTCACAATGGAATGGATCGATGGCATAAAATTAACAGATGAAATTAAGCTGAAAAGGGCTTCCCTTGATAGAAGGGACTTGATCGATCAG GGCTTATCCTGTTCATTAAAGCAGCTTCTTGAGGTTGGATTCTTTCATGCTGATCCGCACCCAGGAAATCTTGTGGCTACTAAAGAAGGGTCTCTTGTTTACTTTGACTTCGGAATGATGGGGAATATTCCACGCCATTACCGTGTGGGACTTATTCAAATT CTGGTGCATTTTGTCAACCGTGATTCTCTAAGTTTGGCAAATGATTTCCTGTCCTTGGGATTTTTGCCTGAAGGGGTTGATATACAAGCAGTTTCAAATGCTTTGCGTACTTCATTTGGTTCTACTACGAGAATATCACAAGATTTCCAG GGGGTGATGGAACAATTATATGATGTTATGTACGAGTTCAACTTTTCGCTGCCTCCAGACTATGCTCTTGTTATAAGATCTCTTGGTTCACTGGAAGGCACGGCTAAGATTCTTGATCCAGAGTTTAAAGTGATTGAGAGTGCATATCCATTTGTTATCGGGAGGCTATTAGCAGATCCAAGCCCAGATATGAGGAAAATACTAAGGGAGCTTGTCATTTGTAATGATGGATCAATAAGGTGGAATCGTCTTGAACGCCTG GTAGCAGCAATATCAGAACAGGCTTCTGCGACTTCAGGAGACTCTCCAGAAGATAAAACGTTGAAGAAATCATCGGAACTGAAATCATTCGACATGCATTCAGTAGTTTCCGCAACAGAAGATCTGCTACTGTTCATATTATCCGAGAAAGGGCAGAGAGTTCGGgtcttccttcttcaagaCATAATCAGAGTGGTTGATATTTTCCTGGAAGTAGAGGCTCTTGAGCTCAACAAGACCATCAATCTTAAGACG GAAGAAGGGACAATGAAAAGAGTGAGCAATGGATTCAAAGGTCTGAGTGAGGCGGTGAAGCTTGCACCGGGAATGTGGATATCAATGCTTCTTCGGATGTCAAGGAAGTCTGAGGTTCATAGTTATGCTTTAGATATTGTTTCTGCATTGTCTACACATTTTGGCCACAAAGTGCCTCACACTTGTTGGATCCTTCTCTCCAAATTGCTCCATCACAATAAGAGCCAATAA
- a CDS encoding Protein kinase superfamily protein (Protein kinase superfamily protein; FUNCTIONS IN: protein kinase activity, ATP binding; INVOLVED IN: protein amino acid phosphorylation; LOCATED IN: cellular_component unknown; EXPRESSED IN: 23 plant structures; EXPRESSED DURING: 15 growth stages; CONTAINS InterPro DOMAIN/s: ABC-1 (InterPro:IPR004147), Protein kinase, catalytic domain (InterPro:IPR000719), Protein kinase-like domain (InterPro:IPR011009); BEST Arabidopsis thaliana protein match is: Protein kinase superfamily protein (TAIR:AT1G79600.1); Has 10001 Blast hits to 9972 proteins in 1791 species: Archae - 126; Bacteria - 4383; Metazoa - 406; Fungi - 470; Plants - 723; Viruses - 14; Other Eukaryotes - 3879 (source: NCBI BLink).), protein MRNAVVALRHHRRVSLLRRIVAFRDDNTICLSPSLKNNELSRQTNSWVSPFCLQRRAYSTGFTSVHGGIPTAEYAKLRRESLETEFGHALGAYSSKSFSAVYRFGPFLALYRAAIISYHVVKLAFWQLFVQDMRKRAVKFRETLISLGPFYIKALSTRPDILPSIYCQELSKLQDQIPPFPTTVAMRCIEEQLGAPVSKLFADISLKPVAAASLGQVYKAHLHSGQLVAVKVQRPGMSLILTRDALLFKMIGGQLKRFAKARKDLLVAVNEMVRHMFDEIDYVLEAKNAERFASLYSFDSGNEQIDDNAGPRNMSRNHRAENIKVPKIYWNFTRTAVLTMEWIDGIKLTDEIKLKRASLDRRDLIDQGLSCSLKQLLEVGFFHADPHPGNLVATKEGSLVYFDFGMMGNIPRHYRVGLIQILVHFVNRDSLSLANDFLSLGFLPEGVDIQAVSNALRTSFGSTTRISQDFQGVMEQLYDVMYEFNFSLPPDYALVIRSLGSLEGTAKILDPEFKVIESAYPFVIGRLLADPSPDMRKILRELVICNDGSIRWNRLERLVAAISEQASATSGDSPEDKTLKKSSELKSFDMHSVVSATEDLLLFILSEKGQRVRVFLLQDIIRVVDIFLEVEALELNKTINLKTEEGTMKRVSNGFKGLSEAVKLAPGMWISMLLRMSRKSEVHSYALDIVSALSTHFGHKVPHTCWILLSKLLHHNKSQ, encoded by the exons ATGAGGAATGCCGTTGTTGCGCTCCGCCATCACCGTCGTGTTTCGCTGCTCCGGAGAA TTGTAGCGTTCCGTGATGACAATACTATTTGTCTGTCTCCAAGCTTGAAGAATAATGAACTCTCAAGACAGACAAATTCATGGGTTTCACCATTTTGCTTGCAACGCAGAGC GTATTCGACGGGTTTCACCAGCGTACATGGTGGAATACCTACGGCAGAGTATGCAAAGTTGCGGAGAGAATCCCTTGAAACTGAATTTGGACATGCTCTAGGAGCATATAGCTCGAAAAGTTTTTCTGCAGTGTATCGTTTTGGACcctttttggctttgtatagAGCTGCAATCATTTCGTATCATGTGGTGAAGCTTGCCTTTTGGCAGCTGTTTGTTCAGGATATGAGGAAACGGGCTGTCAAG TTCCGTGAGACTCTTATCAGCTTGGGGCCTTTCTACATTAAG GCACTGAGCACGAGACCAGACATATTACCATCTATATACTGTCAGGAACTTTCAAAATTGCAG GACCAGATTCCTCCATTTCCAACTACTGTTGCCATGCGATGTATTGAAGAGCAACTGGGTGCTCCAGTGTCAAAACTTTTTGCAGATATTAGTCTTAAACCTGTTGCTGCTGCATCCCTGGGTCAGGTATACAAAG CTCATCTGCATTCTGGACAATTGGTAGCCGTTAAGGTTCAGAGACCTGGAATGTCACTCATTCTAACACGTGATGCCCTCTTATTCAAAATGATTGGGGGACAACTGAAACGATTTGCTAAAGCCCGTAAGGATCTTTTGGTAGCGGTGAATGAGATG GTCAGGCATATGTTTGACGAAATAGATTACGTTCTCGAGGCAAAAAATGCAGAACGATTTGCCTCTCTATACAGTTTTGACTCAG GGAATGAGCAGATTGATGATAACGCTGGACCTAGGAATATGTCCAGGAATCACAGAGCAGAGAACATCAAAGTCCCTAAAATTTACTGGAATTTTACACGCACAGCAGTGCTCACAATGGAATGGATCGATGGCATAAAATTAACAGATGAAATTAAGCTGAAAAGGGCTTCCCTTGATAGAAGGGACTTGATCGATCAG GGCTTATCCTGTTCATTAAAGCAGCTTCTTGAGGTTGGATTCTTTCATGCTGATCCGCACCCAGGAAATCTTGTGGCTACTAAAGAAGGGTCTCTTGTTTACTTTGACTTCGGAATGATGGGGAATATTCCACGCCATTACCGTGTGGGACTTATTCAAATT CTGGTGCATTTTGTCAACCGTGATTCTCTAAGTTTGGCAAATGATTTCCTGTCCTTGGGATTTTTGCCTGAAGGGGTTGATATACAAGCAGTTTCAAATGCTTTGCGTACTTCATTTGGTTCTACTACGAGAATATCACAAGATTTCCAG GGGGTGATGGAACAATTATATGATGTTATGTACGAGTTCAACTTTTCGCTGCCTCCAGACTATGCTCTTGTTATAAGATCTCTTGGTTCACTGGAAGGCACGGCTAAGATTCTTGATCCAGAGTTTAAAGTGATTGAGAGTGCATATCCATTTGTTATCGGGAGGCTATTAGCAGATCCAAGCCCAGATATGAGGAAAATACTAAGGGAGCTTGTCATTTGTAATGATGGATCAATAAGGTGGAATCGTCTTGAACGCCTG GTAGCAGCAATATCAGAACAGGCTTCTGCGACTTCAGGAGACTCTCCAGAAGATAAAACGTTGAAGAAATCATCGGAACTGAAATCATTCGACATGCATTCAGTAGTTTCCGCAACAGAAGATCTGCTACTGTTCATATTATCCGAGAAAGGGCAGAGAGTTCGGgtcttccttcttcaagaCATAATCAGAGTGGTTGATATTTTCCTGGAAGTAGAGGCTCTTGAGCTCAACAAGACCATCAATCTTAAGACG GAAGAAGGGACAATGAAAAGAGTGAGCAATGGATTCAAAGGTCTGAGTGAGGCGGTGAAGCTTGCACCGGGAATGTGGATATCAATGCTTCTTCGGATGTCAAGGAAGTCTGAGGTTCATAGTTATGCTTTAGATATTGTTTCTGCATTGTCTACACATTTTGGCCACAAAGTGCCTCACACTTGTTGGATCCTTCTCTCCAAATTGCTCCATCACAATAAGAGCCAATAA
- a CDS encoding Protein kinase superfamily protein (Protein kinase superfamily protein; FUNCTIONS IN: protein kinase activity, ATP binding; INVOLVED IN: protein amino acid phosphorylation; LOCATED IN: cellular_component unknown; EXPRESSED IN: 23 plant structures; EXPRESSED DURING: 15 growth stages; CONTAINS InterPro DOMAIN/s: ABC-1 (InterPro:IPR004147), Protein kinase, catalytic domain (InterPro:IPR000719), Protein kinase-like domain (InterPro:IPR011009); BEST Arabidopsis thaliana protein match is: Protein kinase superfamily protein (TAIR:AT1G79600.1).) — MPLLRSAITVVFRCSGENCDYHENIQFLRLGNFGNLDVSFVMLKTLCFVIPWLLKLSFIVAFRDDNTICLSPSLKNNELSRQTNSWVSPFCLQRRAYSTGFTSVHGGIPTAEYAKLRRESLETEFGHALGAYSSKSFSAVYRFGPFLALYRAAIISYHVVKLAFWQLFVQDMRKRAVKFRETLISLGPFYIKLGQALSTRPDILPSIYCQELSKLQDQIPPFPTTVAMRCIEEQLGAPVSKLFADISLKPVAAASLGQVYKAHLHSGQLVAVKVQRPGMSLILTRDALLFKMIGGQLKRFAKARKDLLVAVNEMVRHMFDEIDYVLEAKNAERFASLYSFDSGNEQIDDNAGPRNMSRNHRAENIKVPKIYWNFTRTAVLTMEWIDGIKLTDEIKLKRASLDRRDLIDQGLSCSLKQLLEVGFFHADPHPGNLVATKEGSLVYFDFGMMGNIPRHYRVGLIQILVHFVNRDSLSLANDFLSLGFLPEGVDIQAVSNALRTSFGSTTRISQDFQGVMEQLYDVMYEFNFSLPPDYALVIRSLGSLEGTAKILDPEFKVIESAYPFVIGRLLADPSPDMRKILRELVICNDGSIRWNRLERLVAAISEQASATSGDSPEDKTLKKSSELKSFDMHSVVSATEDLLLFILSEKGQRVRVFLLQDIIRVVDIFLEVEALELNKTINLKTEEGTMKRVSNGFKGLSEAVKLAPGMWISMLLRMSRKSEVHSYALDIVSALSTHFGHKVPHTCWILLSKLLHHNKSQ; from the exons ATGCCGTTGTTGCGCTCCGCCATCACCGTCGTGTTTCGCTGCTCCGGAGAA AATTGTGATTATCACGAGAACATACAATTTCTGCGTTTGGGGAATTTTGGAAACTTGGATGTTAGTTTTGTAATGCTGAAAACTCTTTGCTTTGTAATCCCTTGGTTGCTCAAACTCAGTTTCA TTGTAGCGTTCCGTGATGACAATACTATTTGTCTGTCTCCAAGCTTGAAGAATAATGAACTCTCAAGACAGACAAATTCATGGGTTTCACCATTTTGCTTGCAACGCAGAGC GTATTCGACGGGTTTCACCAGCGTACATGGTGGAATACCTACGGCAGAGTATGCAAAGTTGCGGAGAGAATCCCTTGAAACTGAATTTGGACATGCTCTAGGAGCATATAGCTCGAAAAGTTTTTCTGCAGTGTATCGTTTTGGACcctttttggctttgtatagAGCTGCAATCATTTCGTATCATGTGGTGAAGCTTGCCTTTTGGCAGCTGTTTGTTCAGGATATGAGGAAACGGGCTGTCAAG TTCCGTGAGACTCTTATCAGCTTGGGGCCTTTCTACATTAAG CTGGGACAGGCACTGAGCACGAGACCAGACATATTACCATCTATATACTGTCAGGAACTTTCAAAATTGCAG GACCAGATTCCTCCATTTCCAACTACTGTTGCCATGCGATGTATTGAAGAGCAACTGGGTGCTCCAGTGTCAAAACTTTTTGCAGATATTAGTCTTAAACCTGTTGCTGCTGCATCCCTGGGTCAGGTATACAAAG CTCATCTGCATTCTGGACAATTGGTAGCCGTTAAGGTTCAGAGACCTGGAATGTCACTCATTCTAACACGTGATGCCCTCTTATTCAAAATGATTGGGGGACAACTGAAACGATTTGCTAAAGCCCGTAAGGATCTTTTGGTAGCGGTGAATGAGATG GTCAGGCATATGTTTGACGAAATAGATTACGTTCTCGAGGCAAAAAATGCAGAACGATTTGCCTCTCTATACAGTTTTGACTCAG GGAATGAGCAGATTGATGATAACGCTGGACCTAGGAATATGTCCAGGAATCACAGAGCAGAGAACATCAAAGTCCCTAAAATTTACTGGAATTTTACACGCACAGCAGTGCTCACAATGGAATGGATCGATGGCATAAAATTAACAGATGAAATTAAGCTGAAAAGGGCTTCCCTTGATAGAAGGGACTTGATCGATCAG GGCTTATCCTGTTCATTAAAGCAGCTTCTTGAGGTTGGATTCTTTCATGCTGATCCGCACCCAGGAAATCTTGTGGCTACTAAAGAAGGGTCTCTTGTTTACTTTGACTTCGGAATGATGGGGAATATTCCACGCCATTACCGTGTGGGACTTATTCAAATT CTGGTGCATTTTGTCAACCGTGATTCTCTAAGTTTGGCAAATGATTTCCTGTCCTTGGGATTTTTGCCTGAAGGGGTTGATATACAAGCAGTTTCAAATGCTTTGCGTACTTCATTTGGTTCTACTACGAGAATATCACAAGATTTCCAG GGGGTGATGGAACAATTATATGATGTTATGTACGAGTTCAACTTTTCGCTGCCTCCAGACTATGCTCTTGTTATAAGATCTCTTGGTTCACTGGAAGGCACGGCTAAGATTCTTGATCCAGAGTTTAAAGTGATTGAGAGTGCATATCCATTTGTTATCGGGAGGCTATTAGCAGATCCAAGCCCAGATATGAGGAAAATACTAAGGGAGCTTGTCATTTGTAATGATGGATCAATAAGGTGGAATCGTCTTGAACGCCTG GTAGCAGCAATATCAGAACAGGCTTCTGCGACTTCAGGAGACTCTCCAGAAGATAAAACGTTGAAGAAATCATCGGAACTGAAATCATTCGACATGCATTCAGTAGTTTCCGCAACAGAAGATCTGCTACTGTTCATATTATCCGAGAAAGGGCAGAGAGTTCGGgtcttccttcttcaagaCATAATCAGAGTGGTTGATATTTTCCTGGAAGTAGAGGCTCTTGAGCTCAACAAGACCATCAATCTTAAGACG GAAGAAGGGACAATGAAAAGAGTGAGCAATGGATTCAAAGGTCTGAGTGAGGCGGTGAAGCTTGCACCGGGAATGTGGATATCAATGCTTCTTCGGATGTCAAGGAAGTCTGAGGTTCATAGTTATGCTTTAGATATTGTTTCTGCATTGTCTACACATTTTGGCCACAAAGTGCCTCACACTTGTTGGATCCTTCTCTCCAAATTGCTCCATCACAATAAGAGCCAATAA
- a CDS encoding uncharacterized protein (unknown protein; FUNCTIONS IN: molecular_function unknown; INVOLVED IN: biological_process unknown; LOCATED IN: endomembrane system; BEST Arabidopsis thaliana protein match is: unknown protein (TAIR:AT5G10745.1); Has 32 Blast hits to 32 proteins in 10 species: Archae - 0; Bacteria - 0; Metazoa - 0; Fungi - 0; Plants - 32; Viruses - 0; Other Eukaryotes - 0 (source: NCBI BLink).) → MENSVDLVPAMVVFLAAVHVIALVYWIYRLASDRPPQRKKIQ, encoded by the exons ATGGAGAACTCTGTGGATCTAGTACCGGCGATGGTTGTATTTCTCGCCGCAGTCCACGTTATCGCCTTG GTTTACTGGATTTATAGATTGGCCTCTGATCGTCCACCTCAGAGGAAAAAAATTCAGTGA
- a CDS encoding enhanced disease resistance-like protein (DUF1336) (Protein of unknown function (DUF1336); CONTAINS InterPro DOMAIN/s: Protein of unknown function DUF1336 (InterPro:IPR009769); BEST Arabidopsis thaliana protein match is: Protein of unknown function (DUF1336) (TAIR:AT5G25010.1); Has 1807 Blast hits to 1807 proteins in 277 species: Archae - 0; Bacteria - 0; Metazoa - 736; Fungi - 347; Plants - 385; Viruses - 0; Other Eukaryotes - 339 (source: NCBI BLink).) translates to MNQTKTTTDDNKNSKPAETESTITVPEWITETINGGSFCHVDLETGTNGWASPPGNVFSLRSHNYFTATKQKSPGGDYLLSLAAVDWLKSTTKKLDHILSRPDNRVIHAFKTSQSRSFIFAVNFQVPGKEHYNLVFYFATQKPIPSDSLLHKFINTDEDSFRNERFKIVSNVVKGPWVVKAAAGKFGAFVAGKAMKCTYYRGDNYFEVDVDISSSAIMTALIRFMLGYVTYLMVDIGFVVEAQTAEELPERLIGGARICHMELSSSFLVDDDEKKSLQPRRRMMGAAEDNDDEI, encoded by the coding sequence atgaaccaaaccaaaactacCACCGACGATAACAAAAACTCCAAACCGGCCGAAACCGAATCAACCATCACCGTACCGGAATGGATAACCGAAACAATCAACGGTGGCTCCTTCTGCCACGTAGATCTCGAGACCGGAACCAACGGCTGGGCTTCACCACCAGGCAACGTGTTCTCTCTCCGCTCACATAACTACTTCACcgccacaaaacaaaaatctcccGGCGGCGATTACCTCCTCTCTCTCGCCGCCGTAGACTGGCTCAAATCCACCACAAAGAAACTCGATCACATCCTCTCTCGTCCCGATAACCGTGTAATCCACGCTTTCAAAACATCCCAATCTCGTAGCTTCATCTTCGCCGTTAATTTCCAGGTCCCAGGGAAAGAACACTACAACTTGGTCTTCTACTTCGCAACACAAAAACCAATCCCTTCCGATTCACTCCTCCACAAATTCATCAATACAGACGAAGATTCGTTTCGCAACGAGAGATTCAAAATCGTTAGCAATGTTGTGAAAGGTCCTTGGGTTGTTAAAGCAGCAGCTGGGAAATTTGGTGCATTTGTTGCTGGGAAGGCTATGAAGTGTACTTATTATAGAGGAGATAATTATTTTGAGGTTGATGTTGATATAAGTAGCTCGGCGATTATGACGGCGCTTATTAGGTTTATGTTGGGGTATGTTACGTATTTAATGGTTgatattggttttgttgtgGAAGCGCAAACGGCGGAGGAGTTGCCGGAGAGATTGATTGGTGGTGCTAGGATTTGTCATATGGAGTTGTCCTCGTcgtttttggttgatgatgacgagaagaagagtttaCAGCCACGGCGGAGAATGATGGGTGCGGCGGAAGATAACGACGAtgagatttga